TCAAATTGCTCCTGTTGTTTATCCGTCAATGCTTCACGCTCTTCATCAGAAAGTGGATTAAAATCACGAAAGCGTTCTTCATTCACTTTTTCATTTATCGCAGCAATCATCGTATTGTATTTTTCAACAAACCCTTTTATATTATCAAATACTTTTCCAGTATCATTGTTTACATTCATAGTTACAGCCGGTCCAGTTGTAAACTCATTCTTAAGTGTAAATGTGATACCATTCATCGAAAAGGTGTTTGTCGGTCTTTCCGTTTCAAGCCCATTCACCGTAAACTTTGCATTCTGTGCTGCTACTTTCCGTTCACCATTTGCACCCAGCTGCAAAATATCCGTTGCGAACCCATTTTCAAATGAGAGATTTGCTGCACCACTGTTAAAATCTCCGGTTTCAGTTCTCATGACAGATATTTTATTTGTAAAAGAATCCATGAACATAGATACACCCAGATTGCTAGTATTAACCATATTAAAAATCTGATTCATTGTCTGAGAAGAATCAAAAAGAAAGCTTTCTCTTACTTCACCTTTACTTGTATGTGAAGTCATCGCCATACTGGAATAATTTTGCTGAAAGGTTGCTTTGACATCTGTTTCAGCAGTCACAGCTGTATTCAGTTTTACTTCACCAGTATTGAGGTTAACACTACCAACAGCCGTACCACCGTCCATTAATGACACGTTTGTTCTATCTGATACATCTGCATTCAGCTGATAGTTACTTGTCCCAACCTGTAGATTAAACCCGTTCTCATTGATCATTTTTTTTCCGACATTAAAAATAGTGGCACCTGAAGCAAGCTTTAGATCTCGGTTATGCTCATTCGCAATATAATCAACTCTAACATTCACATCTTTATCTAATGCTTTGCTAAAAGTTAATTCTCCAGTTGATGAAATTGCTACTTCATTTTTTCCAGCAGTAAAATTCGCAGGGTCACTAATTACTTCAAATACTTCGTTGTTTACCTTCACCCTCATTTTACTAAGTTCAGCCGTATTTATCTCGCTGCCGTTCAAGGTAAGCTGCAGTGTATCAGTATCATCTCCTTTTAACGTCTGGCTGCCGATCGCACCTGAAGACCAGGTTATACCTGTTGAATCCTGTTCGCCCATAGGTTTTGTCGGATCAAAATCAGTTACAGTACCTGAAACCCACGTTTCCGCCTTCGCCATCTGATCCACCCTGCTGATTGAATAAGAACCTTGCTGAGCAGCTGAAGAAGCCGTTGCAGTAATCAAAGCATCGTTTGAGGAACTGACTGAATTTGCTCTGAATGAAGTCGACAGCTTCATTTGAGTCAGCGTACTTCTGAAATCCATCATTAACGTATTAATCGTTCGATAATCATCACGCTGCCACTCAAGGCGCTGTTTATCCTGTTGTAGCTTCTGTAGAGGCATACGCTCTGCCTGCATTAAGTTTTTAACAATTGAATCAATATCCATACCACTTGCTAATCCACCAATACGCATCTCAATTCACTCCTTACACTTTTTGATCCACCATCAGTCCGATAAATTCAGTCATTGCCGCATAAGAGTCTAGCAGTCTTTTAGATGGAATTTCTTTAATGACTTCCTTTGTCATTTCATCCACAACCGTTACATAATACTCGCCAAGATCCTCATGAAACTCAAACTTCAAATGAGAGTTCGTCGGCTTCAAAAAATCATTCAACCCCTGAACAGCCTTTAAAATCTCAGTTTGACTTAAAGACTCTTCACGATGAATCCTTTGCTGAATCGGAGTTACCTCCGGTTCATGCGATCCCTTTAGTACTTTTGAAGAATTTAACTTATTTTCTTGAATAGATGTATTGCCCGCTGCCTCTCCCACCTTATTCATAGATTTTCAGCTCCTGTGGTTTTAGTTTTTATATCGGATTGGATCAATATATCTTTACGTAAAAAGCTAATATATATACTTTAATCGAAGAAATAACAACAATATAAGATTTAAAGTAATTCAATTGATCATGTTTATGGTGAACAGAACATATTTAGTTATATTATAGGAACTAAAAAATTTTAATTACTTAAACACCTAAAAAATCAATTCTCCTTGTTATAAAGTTTCTTAACATGTTCCCATTTAACCGGAGTGCCTTTATTTATGTCCATATACGCGGTTGAACCCATTACTTCATATAAATGTTTAGGTTTAATTCCATATCCAGGTCGAATTGACTTTACATTTTCTTTGGTAAAAATTTCTCCTTTCTTAATATCCTTCACCACAAACAACGAACGGGAAAATTCCCTACTCTTTTTCTTCTTATCAGTCATCTCATAATCGACTGAACCTATTGCTTTTTCAGCCTCTCTCACTGATTCGACAAGCTGCTTAAACTCAGATGGGTCCAGTGAAAAACTCGCATCCGGACCACCAATCTTTTTATCTAGTATAAAATGCTTTTCAATCACTCTTGCACCAAGTGCGACAGATACAACCGGTACCGTGATCCCAATGGTATGATCTGACAATCCTACTTCAACATTAAAAGTCTCTTTTAAATTCTGCATCGTCTTGAGATTGGCATCTTCTATTTTCGCAGGATAAGCTGACGTACACTTCAGTAAAATAATCTGATCATTTCCAGCTTTTCTACATGTCTCTACCGCCTCATCAATTTCACTCATTGTGGCAATCCCTGTTGAAAGTATAATTGGCTTTTGTTTGGAAGCCACATACTCAATTAAAGGCAGATCTGTGATTTCAAAAGAAGCGATTTTATAGGCAGGCACATTTAAACCTTCTAACAGGTCAACTGCGGTTGGATCAAATGGGCTTGAAAAGCAGATGATATTTAATTCCTTCGCATAATTCATTAGTTCTTCATGCCATTCCCATGGTGTATAGGCTTCACGATATAAATCATATAGCGTTCTGCCATCCCAAATGGTGCCCTGCTTCACCTGAAAATACTCATTATCACAATCAATTGTGATTGTGTCTGGCGTGTATGTCTGCATTTTAATCGCATCTGCGCCTGCTTCTTTAGCTGCTTTCATCGTTTCTTTGGCAATATTTATATCATGGCCATGATTCGCAGACATTTCAGCAATGATAAATACTTTGTTGCGTAGATCAAATTGGTCAATCAACATCTTTTTATAACTCCTTTAGTCACATGGATAAATAAATTGTAATAACCCATGATTATTTTCTTTTAATCTAAAATGCAATCGTTCAAATAGTTTCTTTGATAGAAGATTATCCTCTGATACATAGGCAATGATTTGTGTTATCTCTTTTTTCTCTCTTTGGAGTTTACTGATACTTTCACTCATCAGCTTTCCGCTCATGCCTTTTCCTGCAAGTGCTCTGCCTAGACTGATACTTACCGTGGCAGAAGAACCTTCCAGCTGATATCTGATCTGTCCTAAAAACTGACCTGTCTCATCAGTGACCACATAAAAAACGTGGTCCTCTGATTGAATCATCTGCTTAAACCAGTTTTTATGATCAGACCACTCAATTTTTGATTGGTTAATCGAATGCTTCCGGACATAGTCTTCATTGGATAACTCAAAAACAGGTTTCATATCTTCATTCGTGACATTTCTCAGAAAATATCTTTTAGTTTGTGCCGCTGGATTTAAAATGGCGTCCACGATCCTTTTACTCCCCTGTCCGTCAACGACTCCAGCTAACTTTTCATACAACCGTAATCTGACATTGTTTAAAAGCATATCATCAAAGGCAGTTTTCAATTTTTGATCAAATTCAGGTTCATTGTGAAACAGACTATGTTTCACTAACTTTTGATCTATTAGCGCTTTCATATTTTGATGTTGATTTTCAATGACTTGTACCGGAATAAAAGGCGTTCGTGTTGCGGCACACTCAAAAATGGTTTGACCCGCAGCTGTAATGGCCAGGTCAGATGTAAGCATCAGACCTTTCATTTCTTCAGCGTTCACCTGTTCAAAAAAGCTGATATTTGGTGACGTCAATTGCTTAATCTGTTGCGTTTGATGAAAAGCACTGCCAATCACAACGTTAAAATGAATCGATGGGTGATCTCCTGTGAGCAGTTTTAAAATATCTGGTGTCAGATTGTGAAGATCTGACCCACCCATTGTGACCAACACTTCTTTGACATCTGACTGAATCGATTCTCTTACTGCTTTTGTAAATGGAGGTCTCAGAATACTGTACTTTGGTCCAATTAAATAGCAGTTACGATCGGTTTCAGGATACGTAACTGCTTTAGGATGAAGAGATGGATTGACAATGATCCCGTCCGGGTATTCAATCCGCCCATTATCATCAATAAATAATACTTTTCTGGCGCGATTAGAAATCACTTCACAAATATCTTTACTCGCAAGATAAGAATCTACTATACAATCATCATCAGCTGTCAGAAAATCGATTAAAAACGCTTCAGATAACCAGTTTACAACCTGATATTGTCGCCCCTCTAGAATATCAATTTGATCAGATTCGCTGTGCACGATCAGTTCAACTGTAATACCTCTACTATACAATTCATCATAAAGAGAACTACACCTAGAGATATGGCCAAGACCTGACCGGTTTCCACCTTCAGTAAAAATATATACAGTCATCGTCGACACCCTAACCTTATTTGACTTTCTTCTGTTCAATATGTGCATTGATTTGAGCTAGTGATGGTTCCTGTTCAAATAGCTGTAACAGCTCACGTAGATAAAAATCGTGTGTTCCCTGAAATAATCTGTCGTAGATTTCAACCATTAAAGCCAAATCTTCCTCTGTATCAAGCGTCCACCGATGCCTTGACTCATCTTTTCCAGCCTGAACGTAATGAATATGATCACTGTGTTCATAAATATACGGGGTGACATGTTCACGCTGATATGTTTCTTTTGCATTGAGAAATGCCTCTTCAAGCATTTGAAATGAAAATACCTCTGTGTCCAGTCCTCTTGGAAACGTACGTTGACTTGCATCTGGACCCGCGTTTGTCACTACTTCGTTAGACCCTTTTTCAAACTGACTTACGAGGTCATCAATCACATGCGGGTCAATGACCGGACAATCAGAGGTCACTCGGACAATGATATCAATTTGATATTCTTTTGCCGCTAAATAATAGCGGCTCAGTACGTCATGTTCACTTCCGCGAAAGACTAATGCATTATTTTTCTTTGCTTCCTCTTCAATCACATCATCCCGGTCAAGCGTCGTCGTAGCGATGATCACTTCATCCACTAATGCCGCCTGCCTGACTCTTGTAATAACGTGAGATAACACAGAAGCACCTTTCAGTTCTTTCATAACTTTGCCGGACAATCTGGTTGAACCCATTCTAGCCTGAATAATGACAGCTGTTTTCATGTTAAACACCTACCTTCGGTACTGATCAATGACGCGATTTACTGCAGTAATGACATCATTTACATCATCCTCTGTCATCGCAGGGAAAAGTGGTAATGTGATGATTTCTTCATACAGTTTTTCAGCCTGCGGACAGATTCCTTTTTGATAACCGAGACCTGAATAATAAGGGAGTAAATGAACCGGAATATAATGTACATTCACACCGATATTTTCTTTTATAAGTGCTTCAAACACTTCTTTTCTGTCTACTGTTAACTTCTCTAAATCCAACCGGATCACATATAAGTGCCAGCTTGATTCACCGCTCTCATTTTGAACAGGTGTCTGAATGATATCATGACCTTGAAACGCTTCATTGTAGGTTGAGGTATACTTTCTTCTTCTAGCCACAAAATGATCCAGTTTTTTCAGCTGACTCGTCCCAAGTGCTGCCTGGATATCTGTCATCCGGTAATTAAACCCTAAAAATTGCATTTCATAATACCACGGGCCGTGATCTTCAATCATTTTATCTGCATCTCTGGTAATGCCATGAGACCTGAACTGAATGAGCTTTTCATAGAGCGCTTTACTGTCAGTCGTAATCATACCACCTTCCCCGGAGGTGATATGTTTCACAGGGTGAAAGCTGAACATCGTCATATCACTGATGGAACCGATTTTTTGATCACGATAAGTCGCTCCAAGTGCATGAGCAGCATCTTCAATGACTAGGAGATCGTAGTCTTTTGCGATTTGTTGAATGACATCCATTTCTGCTGGTTGACCCGTGAAATGGACAGGGATGATTGCTTTTGTTTTTTCTGTAATTAATGACCGGATGTTTTCAGGATCAATGTTATAAGTTTCCGGATTAATATCAGCAAACACCGGTTTCCCACGCTGGTAAAGCACACAATTTGCACTCGCAGCAAATGTCATGGGGGTAGTGATGACTTCATCTCCATCAGCAATCCCTGCAGCAAAACAAGCACCATGTAATGCGGCTGTGCCATTTGAGAATGCCACAGCATAGGTTGAGCCGACATAATCTGCCACAGCCCTTTCAAATTCCGCTACAGCTGGTCCTGTGGTTAAATAATCACTTGTTAATACTTGAATAACCGATTCAATATCTTCATCGTCAATATTTTGACGAGCATATGGCAGGTATTCTTTTCTAACAATATTGTTATTTTTATTTAGAGTCATTAAATCAGATCCTTTAACTCATCTACTGTCAACCAATTGTCATTCAAATTACTAACATAACTAAAGCCATCAGCGAGTTTTTTCCCTTTAAGAGAAACTTCACTATTCCACCAAGGGAATTCAGGCTCAATCATATAATATGATTCGAATTCTACAGCTCGTCTCGCATCATCTTCAGTGATCATCGCTTCATGTAATTTTTCCCCTGGTCTTATGCCAACCACCTTCGTTTTGATACCTGGTGCAATGGCTTCAGCAAGGTCAGTAACCTTCATACTAGGAATTTTCGGAACAAAGATCTCTCCACCATTCATGTGAGATAAACTATCTATAACAAACTTTACGCCCTGATCTAATGTAATCCAGAACCTAGTCATTCTTTCATCTGTAATAGGTAACTCAGTCGCACCTTCAGCAACAAGTTTTTTAAAGAAAGGAACTACACTACCTCTGCTTCCAACCACATTACCGTACCTTACAACAGAAAACCTAGTATTTTTATCCCCTGCATATGAATTCCCTGCAACGAACAGTTTGTCAGAAGCTAGCTTAGTTGCACCGTATAGGTTAATTGGACTCGCAGCTTTATCTGTACTGAGAGCAACAACTTTTTCCACTCCCTTGTCAATAGCTGCTTCAATAATATTCTGTGCACCGTGTATATTTGTTTTAACTGCTTCAAAGGGGTTATATTCGCAAGCTCCAACATGCTTTAATGCTGCTGCATGAATAACAATATCAACACCCTCGAACGCACGATAAAGCCTTTCTTTTTCTCGTACGTCACCTATAAAAAACCTAATACGGGGATCAGTAAATTCTTGAGCCATCTCATACTGCTTTAACTCATCTCTACTAAAAACGATGACCTTTTTTACTTCTTTTTCAAGAATTTGCTGAATGAATTTTTTACCAAAAGACCCTGTGCCACCTGTAACTAATATTGTTTTATCCTTTAAAATCATCTATTTCACCTTGTTTTCTGTTATAATGTTTCTTTTATCCATTTTTCTAGCATTGGATTCAATTCATATTCTAATACATCTGCTAAAAGCACATTATCATCATTCTCTAAACCTTCTAACGCTTCTTTTAAAATACTTGTTAGTAATGCTTTATCAATTACAATATTGTAACCATTTTTTTCAATACCCTCAACAGCTGAAAGAAGCCATGATAGGGCATCAATCAATTCTGGGAGTAAATTCATCGCTTTATATTCATTACCCTGTCTAAGGTAACTGTTTACTAATTCTGAATTATAATGAAGACTTGGTAATAATTCATTTATTGATTGTTTAGTTTCACCAACTAGATTCTCTACATTCATTCCGGAAACTCCTTGTTATTTATTTTATTAATTAAAACCTCTAACCACCTTACCATTTTACTTACAGAGTGCTCTATATCTGTGTACAAAACAGTTGACTTCCTTACTAGCCTACCTTCTACCTCCTGATCATTTTCTTGATCTCTTTTTAAATCTAAGTGGTTAACTTTATAGATTACTGGACTAACAATATAAAATAAAAATTGATCATTTAAATACGTCTTGATAGTATTGTCAGATTGAATCAAATCTTCTGATAGGTTGTGAAAAGAGTAATCGTTATTTTCATGATATTGTTCAAAAAGTTTTAGTGTTTTTTCAAGAACTTCTAACAGTTCCTTGTAATCTAAAATTTTCTTGTTAATTTTATTAATAAATTCAGATGGTATTTCTTTTACAATTAGATCATTATTCTCTATAAGAAAATTTTCATTTGCCTTATCATCAATGGAATCATTTAAAAATTTACTAAAAGCTATTTGCTTAAATCCTTTTATTTTCACACCACCTTCTGTACAATTAAACACTTCATTTGAATAAGTTTCATTTTCAATTATTTGTTCGAAGCTTTTTCTCATTCCCTCAAAAACGTAGTCAGTTAGAACATCTTCTCCATAATAACCTTCAGTATAGAAAGCTTTTCTATTATTTATAAATTCTTCATCGATTTTTTTCATGTTTTTGTTTCCTAAAGAATGTGTGTAGTGATTTGTATATGCTAAGTCCTGACCAATTAGACAGATAGGTAGTGATGTTAACTTTAAAGCTATATTCAAACTAAAGTTTGCAACCGACTGCCCTGACTGGATATTAGATATTTCAGCATTTAACAAATCATTTGTTATATTGTTCATTACAACATGATCATGTATCGAAAAAATATATTTTTGCCCCGTATTTTTCTCAAGGATTTTATGATGTAATATTAAAGGAAAAGCAATAGGTATTTCTTCTAAGTTTATATCTTTAAAATGATTAAAGTTATTTATACCACCATCCACTGTAACTAATAAGTCTGGCTTAATATTATTAATTAAAAGTGTATTGAGTGTTGATCCAGCACATATGAGAAATATGTCTTTTCTAAATTTTTTTAGCAATTCTAGCTGCTTCTCAAGTGAAGGTCCCCCCGAAGCAATAACGATTGGTTGGTGAATTTTATTAAATAAAACTGAAATGTCCTCAGATTGATAAAAGTGTCTTAAATTTAATATATGATTTTTTTGCCATTCATTTGCGAACATATTCCTTGTATTATTATTGACAATATTATGTATTAAAACATCTTTAATATCTTTATAAACTGATAGTAGAATTTCTGCATACAGTTTATCATAATTTGGAGTCACAATGATTTCCACTCGCCCCATGAATTTATCTATATATGTTGATAAAATTATTTTAAGTTTATCTAAATCATGCCCATCAAAATTAATTAATTCTACATTATCCTTATGAATCATGTTTTTGAACGTATCATCATCCCTTAAGTTATCTACAACAACACTATTTGGCTCAATTATTAACAATGCTTCGTCTTCTGTAAGTCTAGTAGCTATCTCATTAGCAACATGACTTGCCCCCAAACCGAACAACACATGTAAATGATTTAGTTTGAAATTTGCTGATACAATATTTTTTGCTTCATTGATAGGATCATACTTGCTATGTACGTAAAGGTTATTAATTTTCATCGTTAAAGCATTATTTCTCTTCGCTTCTATGTATAATATTTCCATATAAATCACCTTTTTAAAAAGGCAACCTGTACAATTGTACGGTTGCCTTAAGTTTTATCTAAGTAGCTGTAATACACCTTGTGGTTGTTGGTTAGCCTGTGCCAGCATTGCCTGCGCCGCTTGAGAAAGGATAGAGTTCTTAGTCTGCTCCATCATCTCCTTAGCCATATCTACATCACGAACTCGTGACTCGGCTGCCGTAAGGTTTTCTGCACCTGTATTCAGGTTATTAATTGTATGCTCCAAGCGGTTTTGTACTGCACCAAACTTTGAACGCATTTCTGATACAGTTTCAATCGCGCTGTTAATATCACTAATAGCCGAGTTTGCATTAGCTCTGCTATCAACAGTAATTGCCGCTAAGCTTAAACCAAGAGCTGTTGCAGTCATTTTCGAAATTGTCATTGCAATAACCTGACCTGAATTTGCTCCAACCTGGAATTCATAAGTACCTGCAGTACTGATTAATTTCTGTGTATTAAATTCAGTTTCATTAGCAATACGAGTAACCTCGCTCTTTAATTGCTTTAACTCATCTCCAATTGCAGTACGGTCATCTGTAACGTTAGTATCGTTCGAGGCTTGTACTGCTAGCTCTCTCATACGCTGAAGAATCGAATGAGTTTCATTCAATGCACCTTCAGCCGTTTGAATTAGAGAAATACCATCTTGTGCATTTCTTGATGCCTGCTCTAAACCGCGGATCTGTCCACGCATTTTTTCAGAAATTGAAAGACCAGCTGCATCATCACCTGCTCGGTTAATTCGCAGTCCAGAAGATAGCTTTTCCATAGACTTTGATTGATCCAAATTCGCCGCACCAAATTGACGGTGTGTGTTAAGAGCTGCAATATTGTGATTAATAATCATTTTTTCTCCTCCTTGAATGTATGTGTTCACTTCCTTGTGAACTAAATATAACTAGTATTATCTAAGTAGCTGAAGTACCCCTTGTGGTTGCTGGTTAGCCTGCGCCAACATTGCCTGAGCTGCTTGAGAAAGAATAGAATTTTTAGTCTGCTCCATCATTTCTTTAGCCATATCTACATCGCGTACTCGTGATTCGGCTGCCGTAAGGTTCTCTGCACCCGTGTTCAGGTTATTAATCGTATGCTCTAGTCGGTTTTGGACTGCACCAAACTTTGAACGCATTTCCGAAACAGATTTGAGCGCGTCATTAATATTTGTGATTGCTGCATTAGCATTTGTTCTAGTCGTAACTGTAATAGCACCTGCTGTTAACCCTAATGCATCAGCTGACATAGTAGTAATCGAAAGAGCAATAACCTGACCTGAGTTTGCTCCAACCTGGAATTCATAAGTACCTGAAGCACTGATTAATTTCTGTGTATTAAACTCAGTTTCATCAGCAATTCGAGTGATCTCACTTCTTAGTTGAGTAAGTTCATTGCTAATTGCAGTACGGTCATCTGTAACGTTAGTATCGTTCGAGGCTTGTACTGCTAGCTCTCTCATACGCTGAAGAATCGAATGAGTTTCATTCAATGCACCTTCAGCCGTTTGAATTAGAGAAATACCATCTTGTGCATTTCTTGATGCCTGCTCTAAACCGCGGATCTGTCCACGCATTTTTTCAGAAATTGAAAGACCAGCTGCATCATCACCTGCTCGGTTAATTCGCAGTCCAGAAGATAGCTTTTCCATAGACTTTGATTGATCCAAATTCGCCGCACCAAATTGACGGTGTGTGTTAAGAGCTGCAATATTGTGATTAATAATCATTTTTTCTCCTCCTTGAATGTATGTGTTCACTTCCTTGTGAACAATAATGATAACTCCCTAGTTGGCCAATTCCAGAGTGGTTACAATATTTATATCGAACAACTCTATAAATTATTTAGTCTTTGTAATACTTTTTAAATATTTTTCAAATGAAATATGTTCCCAGCCCTTTATATAAGCTCCGCCCTCAGTACAATTAAACAATAAGAGTTCTGGATTTCGTGCTTTATAGTGTTCGAACCATTTTCTGTAGGAGTTTAGGTTTAAAGAAGTTGGTATATATGAATCTCTATTGTAAGATAGTACTTTCAAATCCTCTCGTTTCTCAGTTCTTATACTTGTTTGAACTGCATATGTACTATGGGTTTGTAAATTTGAAAAAGCAAGATCTTGCCCTATCAAAGCAATTGACTTAGGCTTCATTTTCACCATTAAATCCAATAGGGTCGTTGCAACAGATCCACCAGTTTTAATTAAAGGTAATTTTTCTTTATTAGCAAATAATTCCGCCCGATTATAGTCTTCTTGAAACAACAATTCTTTCTCTCCGCTGAATTCTTTTACTGTTAAGTGATAAGCTGTGCTTAAAAAAAACATTTTGAAGTGATCAGGCAGTCCCTCAAGGTGACCTTTTGTTGAATGATTTGGATCAGTAATTATTCCGAAGTTCAAACGAACTCCATTATTAATCAAGGGTTTTATTGCCCTTCCAACCGCTCCAACGACAACTTCAGAATCATTTACCTTCTTTTTCAAAATATCGTAGTGTAGATCGAGTGAAGGACCTGCAGAAACAAGTACCATATGTTTTCCTTTATAATCAGAATTTAAATTAAAAAAAGGGATACCCAGTTTTAAGTTTTCGACAAAATTTTTGTTCAATTGCTGTGAATGATTTTCAATGGATGACAATTGAATATATATCGTATTAAGGATTTCTTTCAATTCGGAATATCTTTTTGGGATGAGATCTATTGACTGTTTATAAAGTAATAGATTTGATTGTTTAATTGAAGACAGCATGATTTTCAGTTCATTCAAACTTAATTTTTCTATATTACTGAGTTTAACGTTTTTGTGAAGGTCAGTTTTTCTGAACCAGTTGATATACTCCTCATCTGCCTCAAAATAAACTATATGATTTTCAGGAAGCCTCTTTGCTAGTAAGTTTATGTGATATCCTCCAGCTAACCCTATAACCAAAATTGGGTTTTCTGGATCTATACTTTCCATTTGCTTTTCAACCCACATTTCAGCTTCGTTCATGGGGTCATATTTACTATGAAAATATAATTTCCTTTGGTTTATATTAACTGCAACAGTAGGAACAGTTTTGGTTTCAATAATTTCAAACTTCATGTTTTCACCTTTCAGAACAATAGTGATTACTAATATCGAAAAGTTATCCTCTCAAAAACTTTTCAATATCCTCGATTCCATTGGCTGCAACTTTATTTTCCTCCTGAATTTCTAAAAATACCTCTTTCCTATGTATATCCACATGTTTAGGAGCGTCGATCCCAAGCTTCACCTGATCACCATTTACTGAAAGTACAGTAATCTCAATATCATCACCAATTCTAATTGCTTCACCGGTTTTTCTTGTCAGCACTAACATCGGATCACTCCTTTGCTTCAGCCGCTGCCACAGGCTGTTTTCTGGAGTAGTCGTTAAGAATGATTTGTTTAGCCTTTTTGTTTTTCACATTAAAAACAAGTGGTGCCTGAAGATTAGCAGTTGATTGATTGAATGGTTCTCTCACAGTCAGGATGACATAGACCATTGAATCTTCAATCTTTACAAGGTCCAAAGCATGAGTAACTGCATCGTCAAGGTTAATTTGATATTCTTTAAAAAATGAA
This region of Jeotgalibacillus malaysiensis genomic DNA includes:
- a CDS encoding flagellar hook protein, whose protein sequence is MRIGGLASGMDIDSIVKNLMQAERMPLQKLQQDKQRLEWQRDDYRTINTLMMDFRSTLTQMKLSTSFRANSVSSSNDALITATASSAAQQGSYSISRVDQMAKAETWVSGTVTDFDPTKPMGEQDSTGITWSSGAIGSQTLKGDDTDTLQLTLNGSEINTAELSKMRVKVNNEVFEVISDPANFTAGKNEVAISSTGELTFSKALDKDVNVRVDYIANEHNRDLKLASGATIFNVGKKMINENGFNLQVGTSNYQLNADVSDRTNVSLMDGGTAVGSVNLNTGEVKLNTAVTAETDVKATFQQNYSSMAMTSHTSKGEVRESFLFDSSQTMNQIFNMVNTSNLGVSMFMDSFTNKISVMRTETGDFNSGAANLSFENGFATDILQLGANGERKVAAQNAKFTVNGLETERPTNTFSMNGITFTLKNEFTTGPAVTMNVNNDTGKVFDNIKGFVEKYNTMIAAINEKVNEERFRDFNPLSDEEREALTDKQQEQFEEKARSGLLRRDSILTGTLSAMRMDFYTPVSNNETNLLFSQLASIGITTTSNFREGGKLVINEAKLKEALSNDPEAVENLFKSGSNAGEDGAKGILHRLTDTVNTTMDELRRKAGNQFSTNQQFSIGRNLNDVDDRIKRFEDRMIQVEDRYWRQFTAMEKAIQQANNQSAYLMQQFSSGF
- a CDS encoding flagellin codes for the protein MIINHNIAALNTHRQFGAANLDQSKSMEKLSSGLRINRAGDDAAGLSISEKMRGQIRGLEQASRNAQDGISLIQTAEGALNETHSILQRMRELAVQASNDTNVTDDRTAIGDELKQLKSEVTRIANETEFNTQKLISTAGTYEFQVGANSGQVIAMTISKMTATALGLSLAAITVDSRANANSAISDINSAIETVSEMRSKFGAVQNRLEHTINNLNTGAENLTAAESRVRDVDMAKEMMEQTKNSILSQAAQAMLAQANQQPQGVLQLLR
- a CDS encoding flagellar assembly protein FliW, translating into MKIETKYHGEIELNEKDVWHFEKGIPGFEDEKEFTVLSFNGNEVFYVLQSVSTPTLGFIISNPFSFFKEYQINLDDAVTHALDLVKIEDSMVYVILTVREPFNQSTANLQAPLVFNVKNKKAKQIILNDYSRKQPVAAAEAKE
- a CDS encoding flagellin domain-containing protein, with the protein product MIINHNIAALNTHRQFGAANLDQSKSMEKLSSGLRINRAGDDAAGLSISEKMRGQIRGLEQASRNAQDGISLIQTAEGALNETHSILQRMRELAVQASNDTNVTDDRTAISNELTQLRSEITRIADETEFNTQKLISASGTYEFQVGANSGQVIALSITTMSADALGLTAGAITVTTRTNANAAITNINDALKSVSEMRSKFGAVQNRLEHTINNLNTGAENLTAAESRVRDVDMAKEMMEQTKNSILSQAAQAMLAQANQQPQGVLQLLR
- a CDS encoding acylneuraminate cytidylyltransferase; amino-acid sequence: MKTAVIIQARMGSTRLSGKVMKELKGASVLSHVITRVRQAALVDEVIIATTTLDRDDVIEEEAKKNNALVFRGSEHDVLSRYYLAAKEYQIDIIVRVTSDCPVIDPHVIDDLVSQFEKGSNEVVTNAGPDASQRTFPRGLDTEVFSFQMLEEAFLNAKETYQREHVTPYIYEHSDHIHYVQAGKDESRHRWTLDTEEDLALMVEIYDRLFQGTHDFYLRELLQLFEQEPSLAQINAHIEQKKVK
- a CDS encoding N-acetyl glucosamine/N-acetyl galactosamine epimerase; translated protein: MILKDKTILVTGGTGSFGKKFIQQILEKEVKKVIVFSRDELKQYEMAQEFTDPRIRFFIGDVREKERLYRAFEGVDIVIHAAALKHVGACEYNPFEAVKTNIHGAQNIIEAAIDKGVEKVVALSTDKAASPINLYGATKLASDKLFVAGNSYAGDKNTRFSVVRYGNVVGSRGSVVPFFKKLVAEGATELPITDERMTRFWITLDQGVKFVIDSLSHMNGGEIFVPKIPSMKVTDLAEAIAPGIKTKVVGIRPGEKLHEAMITEDDARRAVEFESYYMIEPEFPWWNSEVSLKGKKLADGFSYVSNLNDNWLTVDELKDLI